In one Vibrio sp. CB1-14 genomic region, the following are encoded:
- a CDS encoding ABC transporter substrate-binding protein, with translation MQKKTFIASVICGALFAGSAVTAQAEEIKQGGTLTVPIINTGFVDNFNPYTVKDIYNGTMFEPLMVFNNMTGETHWRLAESADYSDDLKTITIKLRDGLKWSDGSPLTAEDVAFSFEMTKKAPAFDLKGIWSGGNLQGIDVVDARTIKLNLTEADSTFLWNLADYHIVPKKVWSKAEDLTTFTNPNPIGSGPMTTVKYLKPQQMELCRNENYYLDNRPYLDCMTFRSYNDNSQIQPALIKGEIDWGSNFIADIESTFVEQNPDNHHFWYPANDAIHLYVNTKEAPFDDIRVRQALSMSLDREMIVDIAAYGYPTVNYNAGGIAELYKANIDQGVTDKYRNLTTYSPEEAKKLLDAAGLKDVDGDGYRDMPNGDKFTFDIEVVNGWTDWIQVVQMATEFFDEVGVKANVKTVDWAVYDKNLKDSNYKMSINWSMVSTNPILAYQAYFSSAYVGKIWHAGHGVNSPEIDALINSFGKTGDKVKQQEIISELQEFTAQNLPFIPLFSNATWFQYNTKKIVGWPSEENPYIQPVFYDGGKRVIILNNLHLK, from the coding sequence ATGCAAAAGAAAACATTTATCGCCTCAGTGATTTGTGGTGCATTGTTTGCTGGTAGTGCAGTGACTGCACAAGCGGAAGAGATTAAGCAAGGGGGCACACTAACGGTGCCAATCATCAACACTGGTTTCGTTGATAACTTTAACCCATACACAGTGAAGGACATTTATAACGGTACGATGTTTGAACCGTTGATGGTCTTCAACAACATGACTGGTGAAACGCACTGGCGTTTGGCTGAGTCTGCTGACTATTCTGATGATCTAAAAACCATCACTATCAAACTACGTGACGGTCTTAAATGGTCGGACGGCAGCCCTCTAACGGCTGAAGACGTGGCATTTAGTTTCGAGATGACTAAGAAAGCGCCAGCATTCGACCTTAAAGGTATTTGGTCTGGCGGTAACCTACAAGGTATCGACGTTGTTGATGCTCGTACGATTAAGCTTAACCTAACAGAAGCCGACTCTACATTCCTATGGAACCTTGCGGACTACCATATTGTTCCTAAGAAAGTATGGAGCAAAGCTGAAGACTTAACGACCTTTACCAACCCAAATCCAATTGGCAGCGGTCCAATGACGACGGTGAAGTATCTTAAGCCTCAACAAATGGAGCTTTGCCGCAACGAGAACTACTACCTAGATAACCGTCCTTACCTAGATTGTATGACGTTCCGCTCGTACAACGATAACTCGCAAATTCAACCTGCACTTATCAAAGGCGAAATCGACTGGGGTTCAAACTTCATCGCTGACATCGAAAGCACATTTGTTGAGCAAAACCCTGACAATCACCACTTCTGGTACCCAGCGAATGATGCCATTCACCTTTATGTGAACACAAAAGAAGCGCCATTTGATGACATCCGTGTTCGTCAGGCTCTTTCTATGTCACTTGACCGTGAAATGATCGTTGATATTGCGGCTTACGGTTACCCAACAGTGAACTACAATGCGGGCGGTATTGCTGAGCTTTACAAAGCAAACATCGACCAAGGTGTAACCGACAAGTACCGTAACCTAACGACATACAGCCCAGAAGAAGCGAAAAAGCTACTTGATGCTGCAGGTCTGAAAGACGTGGATGGTGACGGCTACCGTGATATGCCAAACGGCGACAAGTTCACATTTGACATTGAAGTCGTTAACGGTTGGACAGACTGGATTCAAGTGGTTCAAATGGCAACTGAGTTCTTCGATGAAGTTGGCGTAAAAGCGAACGTTAAAACGGTTGACTGGGCGGTTTACGACAAGAACCTAAAAGACAGTAACTACAAGATGTCTATCAACTGGTCGATGGTATCGACTAACCCAATTCTAGCGTATCAAGCTTACTTCTCATCTGCGTATGTAGGTAAGATTTGGCATGCTGGTCACGGTGTAAATAGCCCAGAAATCGATGCGCTAATTAATAGCTTCGGTAAGACGGGTGACAAAGTGAAGCAGCAAGAGATCATCTCTGAACTGCAAGAGTTCACAGCGCAAAACCTACCGTTTATCCCGCTGTTCTCTAATGCGACTTGGTTCCAATACAACACTAAGAAAATTGTTGGTTGGCCAAGTGAAGAAAACCCATACATTCAACCTGTATTTTACGATGGTGGTAAGCGAGTCATTATCCTAAATAACTTGCACCTTAAGTAA
- a CDS encoding ABC transporter permease, whose translation MSFLARRFGFYFTAFLIAISFNFMLPRLMPGDPVDALFAAAQGRMDPAQMDAVREMYGFVDGNVFVQYIHYIKSVFTLDLGPSVLMFPINVSEVIAMALPWTMFLALGSLIVALIIGVSIGTYASYRREGLFGQVVPPVLAFISNFPYIVTALLLFYFFGLKMELLPLAYTYDPSLEPGWTWEFIASVAKHAVLPVGSMVVVGIATWVFNMRNAMINVLGEDYVTMAEAKGLSSFRVMYRYAGRNAILPVATAIAMAIGFSFAGSIMTEVVFNYQGLGNILLKGIVARDYPLIQAILLILVTAVLTANFIADLLYVWLDPRISN comes from the coding sequence ATGTCGTTTTTAGCTCGCCGTTTTGGCTTTTATTTTACTGCGTTTTTAATCGCAATCTCATTTAACTTTATGTTGCCACGTCTGATGCCAGGTGACCCAGTCGACGCTCTGTTTGCTGCTGCTCAAGGCCGTATGGATCCAGCTCAAATGGATGCTGTTCGTGAAATGTACGGCTTCGTTGATGGCAACGTATTTGTTCAATACATTCACTACATCAAAAGTGTGTTCACTCTTGACCTTGGCCCTTCAGTGTTGATGTTCCCAATCAACGTATCTGAGGTGATTGCTATGGCGCTGCCTTGGACTATGTTCCTAGCGCTTGGCTCACTGATTGTGGCTTTGATCATTGGTGTGAGCATCGGTACCTATGCATCTTACCGCCGCGAAGGGTTGTTTGGTCAGGTCGTACCGCCAGTATTGGCTTTCATCAGTAACTTCCCGTACATCGTAACCGCGCTGCTTTTGTTCTACTTCTTCGGTTTGAAAATGGAGTTGCTACCGCTCGCGTACACTTACGACCCTTCTCTAGAGCCGGGTTGGACTTGGGAGTTCATTGCAAGTGTTGCCAAGCATGCTGTGTTACCTGTGGGCTCAATGGTTGTGGTTGGTATTGCGACTTGGGTGTTCAACATGCGTAACGCGATGATCAACGTGTTAGGTGAAGACTACGTCACTATGGCAGAAGCCAAGGGTCTTAGCAGCTTTAGAGTCATGTATCGCTACGCGGGTCGTAACGCTATCTTGCCAGTTGCAACCGCTATTGCGATGGCGATTGGTTTCTCGTTCGCAGGCTCAATCATGACGGAAGTGGTGTTCAACTACCAAGGTCTTGGCAACATTCTTCTCAAAGGTATCGTTGCTCGTGATTACCCGCTAATCCAAGCCATTCTGCTTATCTTAGTGACCGCAGTACTAACTGCTAACTTTATCGCCGATCTTTTATACGTTTGGCTTGACCCACGAATTTCCAACTAG
- a CDS encoding ABC transporter permease — MEKLIDAHKYDRESKLAVRESAFSWKNIKSKLGKVYAFFYGNPPAIIGGFLLTIVLAGAVFAPAFATHDPERRVARPHVAPNAEHVLGSTRSGRDVYSQVLYGARKSLTVALTAGVIAMSIAVLVGVSSGYFGGKIDERLNFLTNVFLVFPQLPLLIVLAAFLGQVGSLVITVLLGITSWPWGARVIRSQTMAIRNKEFIISAEVMGESKIRIILVEILPNLISIVFGGFLGTVIYAMGAEAGLGILGLGDATEVSWGSMLYWAQTSSSLYTGAWWEMMVPAMALAITGGALALINMSIDQVSNPKLRTGPHIKLWHKLKKEADKKRGLR; from the coding sequence ATGGAAAAGTTAATTGACGCTCATAAATATGACCGCGAGAGCAAATTAGCGGTGAGAGAATCTGCTTTCTCGTGGAAAAATATCAAATCAAAACTGGGTAAGGTGTACGCCTTTTTCTATGGCAACCCGCCAGCGATTATTGGTGGTTTTCTTCTGACTATCGTTTTAGCTGGTGCTGTTTTTGCTCCCGCATTTGCAACACATGATCCAGAGCGCCGCGTTGCTCGCCCTCATGTGGCACCAAACGCAGAGCATGTGCTTGGTTCTACTCGTAGTGGTCGTGATGTCTACAGCCAGGTGCTTTACGGAGCACGCAAATCACTAACAGTGGCACTGACTGCCGGTGTGATTGCGATGAGTATTGCTGTGCTGGTGGGTGTATCGTCTGGCTATTTTGGTGGCAAGATTGATGAACGCTTAAACTTCTTAACTAACGTATTTTTGGTGTTCCCACAGTTACCGTTATTGATTGTACTCGCAGCATTCTTAGGGCAGGTGGGGTCCCTCGTTATTACCGTGTTGCTCGGTATCACCTCCTGGCCGTGGGGCGCGAGGGTGATACGTTCTCAAACAATGGCAATTCGTAACAAAGAGTTCATTATTTCTGCTGAAGTAATGGGTGAATCAAAAATTCGCATTATTCTGGTAGAGATTCTGCCAAACCTTATCTCAATCGTATTTGGTGGCTTCCTTGGTACCGTTATCTACGCAATGGGTGCAGAAGCCGGTCTTGGTATTCTTGGTCTAGGTGATGCAACGGAAGTGAGCTGGGGCTCAATGCTTTACTGGGCACAAACTTCGTCTTCACTCTACACCGGCGCATGGTGGGAAATGATGGTTCCAGCAATGGCACTGGCAATTACTGGTGGCGCACTGGCACTGATTAACATGTCGATTGACCAAGTGAGTAACCCGAAACTTCGTACTGGCCCACACATCAAACTGTGGCACAAACTGAAAAAAGAAGCAGATAAAAAGAGAGGCCTACGATGA
- a CDS encoding ABC transporter ATP-binding protein, with amino-acid sequence MSALLEINNLCVDYVSPNGVARAVNNVSLTINEGETLGIAGESGCGKSTLAFAISRLHKAPALISEGEILYKGTDVLKMNDRKLRQFRWNDVSVVFQSAMNSLNPVITIGEQLTDVILAHKKIPYKQAHEKAVELLSIVGIHGDRMGSFPHQLSGGMRQRVVIAVALALEPKLIIMDEPTTALDVVVEREILNELYDLKTKFGFSILFISHDLSLMGEIADRIGVMYAGNLIEMGEAQQVFGAPEHPYTKGLVASFPTIHGPKERLFGIPGNPVNLLDIPTGCNFQARCGECFEKCQKVEPALSLLANGRQVSCHLV; translated from the coding sequence ATGAGCGCTTTACTTGAAATCAATAACCTTTGTGTCGATTACGTATCGCCGAATGGCGTCGCTCGCGCGGTAAACAATGTGAGTTTGACCATCAATGAAGGTGAAACGCTAGGTATTGCGGGCGAATCAGGTTGTGGCAAGAGTACGCTAGCGTTTGCTATCTCTCGTTTACACAAAGCACCAGCGCTTATCTCAGAAGGTGAGATCCTGTACAAGGGTACAGATGTACTAAAAATGAACGACCGTAAGCTGCGCCAGTTCCGTTGGAACGACGTATCAGTGGTATTCCAAAGTGCAATGAACTCACTAAACCCGGTGATTACCATTGGTGAGCAGCTGACTGATGTTATCTTGGCACATAAGAAAATTCCGTATAAGCAAGCTCACGAAAAGGCGGTGGAACTGCTGTCTATCGTTGGTATTCACGGTGATCGTATGGGGAGTTTCCCGCACCAGTTAAGTGGTGGCATGCGTCAGCGTGTGGTCATTGCGGTAGCGCTAGCTCTTGAGCCAAAGCTCATCATCATGGATGAACCAACAACAGCGCTAGACGTGGTCGTTGAGCGTGAAATCCTTAACGAACTGTACGATCTAAAAACCAAATTTGGCTTCTCGATCTTGTTCATCAGTCACGATTTGAGCCTTATGGGTGAGATTGCCGACCGTATTGGTGTTATGTACGCAGGCAACTTGATTGAAATGGGTGAAGCTCAGCAAGTATTTGGTGCTCCAGAGCACCCATACACTAAAGGTTTGGTTGCGTCTTTCCCGACCATCCATGGTCCTAAAGAAAGGCTGTTTGGTATTCCAGGCAACCCAGTGAACCTGCTTGATATCCCAACAGGTTGTAATTTCCAAGCTCGCTGTGGTGAGTGTTTTGAGAAGTGTCAGAAGGTAGAACCTGCGCTTTCACTGCTAGCGAACGGCCGTCAAGTCTCTTGTCATTTGGTTTAA
- a CDS encoding ABC transporter ATP-binding protein, translating to MMQSNEVILSVKNLVKDFPLGQSAKSNLMRAVNDVSFELRKGEALAIVGESGSGKSTGARILTQIYDKTAGDVHFKGVPLNEYIENNGQLEYARQVQMIFQDPFGSLNPVHTIYHHIARPLMIHNRADKKAIPQLVYDLLELVGLTPVKETAEKFPHELSGGQRQRVAIARAIAVDPEVILADEPISMLDVSVRLGILNLMADLKDKHGISFMYITHDIATARYFAEKTAVMYVGHMVEWGESDSVTQNPQHPYSKLLLSAVPEVGKAGRRDLAVKKGEIPLWKPSSVGCPFATRCPNATDICTKEMPETTQISEQHFVRCHNM from the coding sequence ATGATGCAAAGTAACGAAGTCATCCTATCGGTAAAAAACTTGGTTAAAGATTTCCCTCTAGGCCAATCGGCTAAATCAAACCTAATGCGAGCGGTAAACGATGTGTCGTTTGAACTTCGTAAAGGTGAAGCGCTGGCGATTGTAGGTGAATCAGGCTCTGGTAAAAGTACTGGTGCACGTATCTTGACTCAAATCTATGACAAGACCGCAGGTGATGTCCACTTTAAAGGTGTGCCACTGAATGAATACATTGAGAACAACGGCCAGTTGGAATATGCACGTCAGGTACAGATGATTTTCCAAGACCCGTTTGGCTCACTCAACCCAGTGCACACGATTTATCACCACATTGCACGTCCGTTGATGATTCACAACCGTGCAGACAAGAAAGCTATCCCACAATTGGTGTATGACTTGCTTGAGCTGGTGGGTCTAACTCCAGTAAAAGAAACCGCAGAGAAGTTCCCTCACGAGCTAAGTGGTGGCCAAAGACAACGTGTTGCGATTGCACGTGCGATTGCCGTTGATCCTGAGGTGATCTTAGCTGATGAGCCGATTTCAATGCTCGATGTATCCGTACGTCTTGGTATCTTGAACCTGATGGCGGATCTAAAAGACAAGCATGGTATCTCGTTCATGTATATCACTCACGATATCGCGACAGCACGTTACTTTGCTGAAAAAACAGCGGTGATGTATGTCGGCCATATGGTGGAGTGGGGCGAGAGTGATAGTGTGACTCAGAATCCTCAGCACCCCTATTCGAAGCTGCTACTGTCTGCAGTACCTGAGGTAGGTAAGGCTGGTCGTCGTGACCTCGCTGTGAAGAAAGGTGAAATCCCGCTTTGGAAACCATCGAGCGTAGGCTGTCCATTTGCGACACGTTGCCCGAACGCGACCGATATATGCACTAAAGAGATGCCTGAGACGACACAGATCTCTGAGCAGCACTTTGTTCGTTGCCACAACATGTAA
- a CDS encoding LacI family DNA-binding transcriptional regulator, whose amino-acid sequence MITIKEVAELAQVSQATVSRTLNGHSSVKEANKQKVFAAMEELGYQPNTFAQALASNRSCSIGMLVGTLDGPFYGPMMHEVEKVVRSENYHLIITSGHEEYDEEHESIRFLRSKKVDGLVLTVDTLSDSELLEISRQNEATVLINRYIPEMADRCIWLDNEKGGFLATEYLIKKGHTQIGCISGQLSKVDSRDRLQGYRNALSHYGVAYNPNAVVEGRFDNQCNHDAIRRLLDRDIPLTAIFCMNDNIAMTAYTLCLERGIKVGEDISIIGFDNVPFGQHMTPGLTTVDFPIQKMATAAAKKVMAIVKGKSTASQPIEPIEPSIISRGSVKTLSS is encoded by the coding sequence TTGATTACGATAAAAGAAGTCGCAGAACTTGCCCAAGTATCCCAAGCGACGGTGTCGAGGACACTCAATGGCCACTCTTCTGTAAAAGAAGCCAACAAGCAAAAAGTGTTTGCTGCGATGGAAGAACTGGGCTATCAGCCTAATACCTTCGCGCAAGCGCTTGCATCAAATCGCTCATGCAGTATTGGTATGCTCGTGGGTACTTTAGACGGTCCTTTCTATGGTCCAATGATGCATGAAGTTGAGAAAGTGGTACGTTCAGAGAATTATCATCTGATCATCACTAGTGGTCATGAAGAGTACGATGAAGAACATGAGTCAATCCGCTTTCTGCGTTCAAAGAAAGTTGACGGTTTGGTACTCACTGTCGATACCCTTTCCGATAGTGAGCTACTTGAGATTTCTCGTCAAAATGAAGCGACGGTACTGATTAACCGCTACATTCCAGAAATGGCAGATCGCTGTATTTGGTTAGATAACGAAAAAGGCGGCTTTCTCGCCACTGAATATCTAATTAAAAAAGGTCACACTCAAATCGGTTGTATCAGCGGTCAGTTAAGCAAAGTGGACAGTCGCGATCGTCTGCAAGGCTATCGCAATGCGCTAAGTCACTATGGTGTTGCTTATAATCCGAATGCTGTCGTTGAAGGTCGATTTGATAATCAATGCAATCACGATGCGATTCGTCGTCTTTTGGATCGCGATATTCCACTGACCGCCATTTTCTGTATGAACGATAACATCGCAATGACGGCTTACACGCTTTGCTTAGAACGCGGCATCAAAGTGGGTGAAGACATTTCAATTATTGGTTTCGATAACGTACCTTTTGGTCAACATATGACACCAGGTCTCACCACAGTTGATTTCCCTATTCAAAAAATGGCCACCGCCGCCGCCAAGAAAGTCATGGCCATTGTTAAAGGTAAGAGTACCGCATCGCAGCCTATCGAACCCATTGAGCCAAGTATTATTAGCCGTGGTTCAGTTAAGACATTGAGTAGCTAA
- a CDS encoding carbohydrate porin, with protein sequence MKLSQISLACLMAGLSAASSNVIAAENTQGFEFHGYFRAGALYSKNDDFKRSKFPATKEKLGRLGIESDNHFELALQKNFDTADGQAIRIKTRAGADNAQSEGKNQLGTNADAANGSIGLVETFVEFDGVTETGTMWGGKRFYGKDNYIFMTDFFYTDMSGTGVGVEGIELGGNKWDFAYIASDNAEGGYWGLDDNNPMHSAHVGVNFGSFEVHAMGKYLPDNFVDDVEYADTGMEITGIYHSDTVFGLSEKGFTKYIAQAGKGLGSGQLLGGTITTYNAWKPGYGGAAGPANMKKIDSGDVSTRALIWGGYFFENGVSIFHSIQGQYNDLEKRGKDSWASAMVRPTFPISKNWSIATEAGYQYGDWSDANDVGGSAYDYKLTIAPTVTVGTGFGPAPEIRFLATYLDGSSRDKADLLVGIQADMWW encoded by the coding sequence ATGAAATTATCACAAATTTCGCTTGCTTGCCTAATGGCTGGTCTAAGTGCTGCTAGTTCAAACGTGATCGCCGCTGAAAATACACAAGGTTTCGAATTCCATGGTTATTTCCGTGCAGGTGCATTGTATAGTAAGAACGATGATTTTAAACGTTCAAAATTCCCTGCTACAAAAGAGAAGTTAGGTCGTCTCGGTATCGAATCAGATAACCACTTTGAGCTTGCTCTACAAAAGAACTTTGATACTGCAGACGGTCAAGCTATTCGTATTAAGACTCGTGCTGGTGCAGACAACGCGCAGTCTGAGGGTAAAAACCAATTAGGTACCAACGCGGATGCAGCTAACGGTAGCATTGGTTTGGTTGAAACATTCGTTGAATTTGATGGTGTAACAGAAACGGGCACAATGTGGGGTGGTAAGCGTTTCTATGGTAAAGATAATTACATCTTTATGACAGATTTCTTCTATACCGATATGTCTGGTACTGGTGTAGGCGTAGAAGGCATTGAACTTGGTGGTAACAAATGGGATTTCGCTTATATCGCAAGTGACAATGCGGAAGGTGGTTATTGGGGACTCGATGATAACAACCCAATGCACTCAGCTCATGTTGGTGTTAATTTTGGTTCTTTCGAAGTTCACGCTATGGGTAAATACCTCCCGGATAACTTCGTTGATGACGTAGAATATGCTGACACAGGTATGGAAATTACCGGTATCTACCATTCTGATACTGTATTTGGTTTGTCTGAAAAGGGCTTCACTAAATATATTGCACAAGCAGGTAAAGGCTTAGGCTCTGGTCAGTTGTTGGGCGGTACAATCACAACATATAATGCATGGAAACCAGGCTACGGCGGTGCAGCTGGTCCTGCTAATATGAAGAAAATCGACTCGGGTGACGTATCAACACGTGCGTTAATTTGGGGTGGTTACTTCTTTGAAAACGGCGTGAGTATTTTCCACTCAATTCAAGGTCAATATAACGACCTAGAGAAACGTGGTAAAGATTCTTGGGCATCGGCGATGGTACGTCCAACATTCCCAATTTCTAAGAACTGGTCAATTGCAACAGAAGCGGGCTATCAATACGGTGATTGGTCTGACGCAAATGATGTTGGTGGCAGTGCATATGACTACAAACTGACTATCGCACCAACAGTGACAGTAGGTACAGGCTTTGGTCCTGCTCCAGAAATCCGCTTCCTAGCGACGTACCTTGATGGTTCAAGCCGCGATAAGGCAGACCTGCTAGTAGGTATCCAAGCGGATATGTGGTGGTAA
- a CDS encoding MalM family protein, producing the protein MLRQTILAIVLATTFGCAKQDQIVPSGDDVLGYEQLASSQGCCQSMASLNYQNVTEPGSLDVLLTPQSAKVALKTGRSFAQGIKLPNALGNIDLTVYSVIDKQVLVPTVLILDSDHQVVDVIDDNVIQHRESSLLYKSGFIGEYSVPNRYPDGRAPSYLVVVTTDKAMATSSEPMPPSEFALQSGQVSASDPFYSTNEIPHAAVGLVTLELDYQPTGPRLETEAQQQERQQVAEKYVEAEPEGVLTGEKEQAFNAAIERAVEKGQFEKALRLSKEAEALGSQSAEKAFVEAMKKY; encoded by the coding sequence ATGTTACGACAAACCATTCTCGCGATAGTACTCGCGACCACCTTTGGTTGTGCGAAACAAGATCAAATCGTACCAAGTGGTGATGATGTGCTCGGGTATGAGCAACTTGCCTCGTCTCAAGGGTGTTGCCAATCAATGGCAAGCCTCAATTATCAAAATGTCACAGAGCCTGGTTCGTTGGATGTTTTGCTTACCCCTCAGTCTGCAAAAGTAGCACTAAAGACCGGGCGCAGTTTTGCTCAAGGAATAAAACTGCCCAACGCGCTTGGCAACATCGATCTTACCGTGTACTCAGTGATCGACAAACAAGTGTTGGTGCCCACCGTTCTCATCCTCGATAGCGACCATCAAGTTGTTGATGTAATTGACGACAACGTCATTCAGCATCGCGAAAGTTCGCTATTGTACAAATCGGGTTTTATTGGTGAGTATTCGGTTCCAAACCGCTATCCTGATGGGAGAGCGCCAAGCTATTTGGTCGTCGTCACCACAGATAAGGCCATGGCGACGAGCTCAGAGCCAATGCCACCAAGTGAGTTTGCTCTGCAATCAGGACAAGTGTCGGCCAGTGATCCGTTTTATTCCACCAACGAGATACCTCACGCCGCCGTCGGACTTGTGACTCTCGAGCTAGATTATCAACCGACAGGGCCACGTCTCGAAACAGAAGCTCAGCAGCAAGAGCGCCAACAAGTTGCGGAGAAGTATGTTGAGGCAGAACCAGAGGGCGTACTTACTGGGGAAAAAGAACAAGCCTTTAATGCCGCTATTGAGCGTGCCGTCGAGAAAGGACAATTTGAGAAAGCATTAAGGCTATCAAAAGAAGCAGAAGCGCTGGGTTCGCAAAGTGCGGAGAAGGCTTTTGTTGAGGCAATGAAGAAGTATTAG
- a CDS encoding sensor domain-containing diguanylate cyclase, producing MLDLILSTQHESSEELLGLSEVFDAVDAYIFIKDVDGHYQYVNKKVLDTFGVTLEGIKGKTDWHLFSFRTAKMMRLNDKQVVENRKPSQQKIPFSIDDSELYHLTVSSPIVKNNQVLGVIGFAVDVSKDMAERQVLLEEANTDGLTGCFNRRYLHLALEEERTNYRELGVPSSLLIIDVDRFKPINDKYGHSIGDRVLVDVVEVIDQFTRSEDKLCRYGGDEFVLLLPGSHVHQAYTLATRLSRKIDALEFESSSGSRFNVSCSIGVATHSSDDSNIIELADKALYKSKKGNSGRVHMYCPETHKIQQSSQCGD from the coding sequence ATGCTTGATCTGATTTTATCGACTCAACATGAATCCAGCGAAGAACTACTTGGTCTATCTGAGGTATTCGATGCAGTCGATGCCTACATCTTTATTAAAGATGTGGATGGTCATTATCAGTACGTGAATAAAAAAGTGCTCGATACCTTTGGCGTAACCCTTGAGGGTATTAAGGGCAAAACTGATTGGCATTTATTTAGTTTTCGCACCGCAAAAATGATGCGTCTCAATGATAAGCAAGTCGTCGAGAATCGTAAGCCTAGTCAGCAAAAGATTCCTTTTTCAATTGATGATAGTGAGCTTTATCACCTTACCGTGTCATCGCCTATCGTAAAGAACAATCAAGTATTAGGTGTTATCGGTTTTGCTGTTGATGTGTCAAAAGATATGGCCGAGAGACAGGTGCTGTTGGAAGAAGCAAACACTGATGGGCTAACGGGTTGTTTTAATCGCCGCTACTTGCACCTTGCATTGGAAGAAGAGAGAACTAACTACAGGGAATTGGGTGTACCGAGCTCTTTACTGATTATTGATGTCGATCGATTTAAGCCGATTAACGACAAGTATGGTCACTCTATTGGCGATCGAGTCTTGGTTGATGTGGTCGAAGTGATCGATCAGTTTACCCGTTCGGAGGATAAACTGTGCCGTTATGGTGGTGATGAGTTCGTGCTGTTGCTACCAGGCAGTCACGTGCATCAAGCGTATACACTGGCAACTCGATTGTCCCGCAAGATAGATGCGTTGGAGTTTGAAAGCAGCAGTGGAAGTCGATTTAACGTCTCGTGCTCGATCGGTGTTGCCACGCATAGCTCTGATGACAGTAACATTATCGAGCTAGCTGATAAGGCACTCTACAAATCGAAAAAAGGTAATTCAGGCCGAGTACACATGTACTGTCCAGAAACACATAAGATCCAACAAAGTAGTCAATGTGGCGATTAA